One Mycolicibacterium goodii genomic region harbors:
- a CDS encoding aldehyde dehydrogenase → MTQTATAATAATTNWDKLFIGGQWVEPATSEIIEVFSPATGEKVGQAPLATKADVDAACAAARKAFDEGPWPRMTPHERQAVLAKATALIEESADEFKRLLKLETGQPQTIVDMMQYGAAMSTLQFYASAADKFAWKDIRDGIYGQTLVVKEPVGVVGAVVAWNVPFFLAANKLGPALLAGCTIVLKPAAETPLTTNLMAQKFLEAGLPEGVLSVVPGGPETGRALTDNPALDKFTFTGSSAVGKEIGKIAAEKLKPCTLELGGKSAAIILEDADLDSTLPMLLFSGLMNSGQACVGQTRILAPRSRYDEVVEKVAAGVAAMQVGLPEDPAAMVGPLISEKQRERVEGYIKKGIEEGARLVTGGGRPEGLDSGWFVQPTVFADVDNSMTIAQEEIFGPVLVVIPYEDEDDAVRIANDSVYGLAGSVYTTDFAKGVEIAQKVRTGTYGINMYAFDPGAPFGGYKNSGIGRECGPEGIAGYCESKSVLLPFGYTPE, encoded by the coding sequence ATGACACAGACTGCAACGGCCGCGACCGCGGCCACGACGAACTGGGACAAGCTGTTCATCGGCGGCCAGTGGGTCGAGCCTGCGACGTCGGAGATCATCGAGGTCTTCTCGCCCGCGACCGGTGAGAAGGTGGGGCAGGCCCCGCTGGCCACCAAGGCCGACGTCGACGCGGCCTGCGCCGCCGCCCGCAAGGCCTTCGACGAGGGTCCGTGGCCGCGCATGACGCCGCACGAGCGACAGGCCGTGCTGGCCAAGGCGACCGCGCTGATCGAGGAGAGCGCCGACGAGTTCAAGCGGCTGCTCAAGCTCGAGACCGGCCAGCCGCAGACCATCGTCGACATGATGCAGTACGGCGCGGCCATGTCGACGCTGCAGTTCTACGCCTCGGCCGCCGACAAGTTCGCGTGGAAGGACATCCGCGACGGCATCTACGGCCAGACCCTGGTGGTCAAGGAGCCCGTCGGCGTCGTCGGCGCCGTCGTCGCGTGGAACGTCCCGTTCTTCCTCGCGGCCAACAAGCTGGGTCCGGCGCTGCTCGCGGGGTGCACGATCGTGCTCAAGCCGGCCGCAGAGACGCCGCTGACCACCAACCTGATGGCGCAGAAGTTCCTGGAGGCGGGCCTGCCCGAGGGGGTGCTTTCGGTGGTCCCCGGCGGTCCGGAGACGGGCCGCGCGCTGACCGACAACCCGGCACTCGACAAGTTCACGTTCACCGGTTCCAGCGCCGTGGGCAAGGAGATCGGCAAGATCGCGGCCGAGAAGCTCAAGCCCTGCACGCTCGAACTCGGCGGCAAGTCCGCGGCGATCATCCTGGAGGACGCCGACCTCGATTCGACGCTGCCGATGCTGCTGTTCTCGGGCCTGATGAACTCCGGGCAGGCGTGCGTCGGCCAGACCCGCATCCTCGCGCCGCGCTCGCGCTACGACGAGGTCGTGGAGAAGGTCGCCGCCGGCGTGGCCGCGATGCAGGTCGGTCTGCCCGAGGACCCGGCGGCGATGGTGGGTCCGCTGATCAGCGAGAAGCAGCGCGAACGCGTCGAGGGCTACATCAAGAAGGGCATCGAGGAAGGTGCACGCCTGGTCACCGGCGGCGGCCGCCCCGAGGGCCTGGATTCCGGCTGGTTCGTCCAGCCCACGGTGTTCGCCGACGTCGACAACTCGATGACGATCGCGCAGGAGGAGATCTTCGGGCCGGTGCTCGTGGTGATCCCCTACGAGGACGAGGACGACGCCGTGCGCATCGCCAACGACTCCGTCTACGGCCTGGCCGGTTCGGTGTACACCACCGACTTCGCCAAGGGCGTCGAGATCGCACAGAAGGTCCGCACCGGCACCTACGGCATCAACATGTACGCGTTCGACCCGGGCGCCCCGTTCGGCGGGTACAAGAACTCCGGCATCGGCCGCGAGTGCGGGCCCGAGGGCATCGCCGGCTACTGCGAGTCCAAGAGCGTGCTCCTGCCGTTCGGCTACACGCCCGAGTGA
- a CDS encoding glycosyltransferase family 4 protein yields the protein MSARSESAPHVRSVLLLCWRDTGHPQGGGSEAYVQRIGACLADRGVNVTLRTARYPGSARTEVIDGVRISRGGGPYTVYIWAGLAMVLARIGLGPLRRARPDVVVDTQNGLPFLARLAFGRRVAVLVHHCHRELWPVAGPVMGRIGWFVESWLSPRLHRRNQYVTVSLPSARDLNELGVDSRRIAVVRNGLDEAPAATLELPRSETPRLVVLSRLVPHKQIEDALEAVARLRADVPDVHLDILGDGWWRERLVEHAELLGITDAVTFHGHVDEDTKHRVLQRSWVHVLPSRKEGWGLAVTEAAQHAVPTIGYRASGGLTDSVVDGVTGVLVDDRDGLVAGLRQLVSDPVLRTQLGAKAQARSDEFSWAQSADAMRTVLESVRAGRYLNGLV from the coding sequence ATGTCTGCCCGGTCTGAGTCTGCCCCGCACGTGCGGAGCGTGCTGCTGCTCTGCTGGCGCGACACCGGCCACCCGCAGGGTGGCGGCAGCGAGGCGTACGTGCAGCGCATCGGCGCCTGCCTCGCCGACCGCGGGGTGAACGTCACGCTGCGGACCGCGCGGTACCCGGGCTCGGCGCGCACCGAGGTGATCGACGGCGTGCGTATCAGCCGCGGTGGCGGACCCTACACCGTCTACATCTGGGCGGGGCTGGCCATGGTGCTCGCGCGTATCGGGCTGGGACCGCTTCGCCGGGCGCGGCCGGATGTGGTGGTCGACACCCAGAACGGGCTCCCGTTCCTTGCCCGTCTCGCGTTCGGCAGGCGCGTCGCGGTGCTCGTACACCACTGCCACCGCGAGCTGTGGCCGGTGGCGGGTCCCGTGATGGGGCGTATCGGCTGGTTCGTCGAGTCGTGGCTGTCGCCGCGGCTGCACCGCCGCAACCAGTACGTCACGGTGTCGCTGCCCTCGGCCCGCGATCTCAACGAACTCGGCGTGGATTCGCGGCGTATCGCGGTGGTACGCAACGGACTCGACGAGGCGCCCGCGGCCACACTGGAGCTGCCGCGGTCGGAGACACCGCGACTGGTGGTCCTGTCACGGCTGGTGCCGCACAAGCAGATCGAGGACGCGCTGGAAGCCGTCGCGCGGCTGCGCGCCGACGTGCCCGATGTGCACCTGGACATCCTCGGGGACGGCTGGTGGCGCGAACGTCTGGTCGAGCACGCCGAACTCCTGGGCATCACCGATGCGGTCACGTTCCACGGTCATGTCGACGAGGACACCAAACACCGTGTTCTGCAACGGAGTTGGGTGCATGTGCTGCCGTCCCGCAAGGAGGGCTGGGGTCTTGCGGTCACCGAGGCCGCGCAGCACGCCGTTCCCACGATCGGGTACCGCGCGTCGGGCGGCCTGACGGATTCGGTCGTCGACGGGGTCACCGGTGTGCTGGTCGACGACCGCGACGGGTTGGTCGCCGGGCTGCGGCAGCTGGTGTCCGATCCGGTGCTGCGCACGCAACTGGGCGCCAAGGCGCAGGCCCGCAGCGACGAGTTCTCCTGGGCGCAGAGCGCCGACGCGATGCGCACCGTGCTCGAATCGGTGCGCGCGGGCCGCTACCTCAACGGGCTGGTCTGA
- a CDS encoding dihydrofolate reductase family protein produces the protein MKTVYYTASSLDGYIVDENESLDWLTSRDITPDGPFGYEQFIETIGALVMGASTYEWVVEHGDWSYDQPAWVLTHRPEIAAASHPIEVFSGEVTELHPKLVAAADGKDVWVVGGGNVAAQFAAADLIDEIIVSYAPCTLGAGSRVLPMRSEWVLAECARNGDFVCAHWKRPILHT, from the coding sequence GTGAAGACCGTCTACTACACCGCTTCGAGTCTCGACGGCTACATCGTCGACGAGAACGAGAGTCTCGACTGGCTCACGTCACGCGATATCACACCCGACGGACCGTTCGGCTACGAGCAGTTCATCGAGACCATCGGGGCACTCGTCATGGGTGCGAGCACCTACGAGTGGGTGGTCGAACACGGCGATTGGTCCTACGATCAGCCCGCCTGGGTGCTCACCCATCGTCCCGAGATCGCCGCTGCGAGCCATCCCATAGAGGTTTTCTCCGGCGAGGTCACCGAACTGCATCCGAAACTCGTTGCGGCCGCGGACGGTAAGGATGTGTGGGTGGTCGGCGGCGGCAATGTCGCCGCGCAGTTCGCCGCGGCCGACCTGATCGACGAGATCATCGTCAGCTACGCACCGTGCACGCTCGGCGCCGGTTCGCGGGTGCTGCCCATGCGTTCGGAGTGGGTGCTCGCCGAGTGTGCCCGCAACGGCGACTTCGTCTGCGCCCACTGGAAGCGCCCGATCCTGCACACCTAG
- a CDS encoding arylamine N-acetyltransferase family protein has translation MADMDLSGYLTRIGFDGPVRADLDTLSAIVAAHNRSIPFENLDPVLGIPVADLSAEALMAKLVGRRRGGYCYEHNGLLGYVLEEIGFGVDRLAGRVVWMRPADAPLPAQTHNVLSVTVPGVDGRYLVDVGFGGQTLTSPIRLEAGPVQQTRHEPYRLTREGDDHVLAAQIRGEWQPLYTFTTAPRPRIDLEVGSWYVSTHPGSHFVTGLTAAVVTDEARHNLRGRNLAIHRPGDTERIRFDTAAQVLDALADTFGINLADVADVDVEARIAAVLDS, from the coding sequence ATGGCGGACATGGATCTGAGCGGTTACCTCACGCGAATCGGTTTCGACGGACCCGTCCGTGCCGACCTCGACACGCTGAGTGCGATCGTCGCGGCGCACAACCGGTCGATCCCGTTCGAGAACCTCGACCCGGTGCTCGGCATCCCCGTGGCCGACCTCAGCGCCGAGGCGCTCATGGCCAAACTGGTGGGCCGCCGCCGCGGTGGTTATTGCTACGAGCACAACGGCCTGCTCGGGTACGTGCTCGAAGAGATCGGTTTCGGTGTGGACCGGTTGGCCGGGCGCGTGGTGTGGATGCGGCCCGCAGACGCACCGCTGCCCGCCCAGACCCACAATGTGCTGTCGGTGACGGTGCCGGGCGTCGATGGCCGGTACCTGGTCGACGTGGGTTTCGGCGGTCAGACGCTGACCTCACCGATCCGGCTCGAGGCCGGCCCGGTGCAACAGACCCGGCACGAGCCCTATCGGCTCACCCGCGAGGGCGACGACCACGTGCTCGCGGCCCAGATCCGCGGCGAATGGCAGCCGCTGTACACGTTCACCACCGCGCCGCGTCCACGCATCGATCTCGAGGTCGGAAGCTGGTACGTCTCAACCCATCCGGGTTCACACTTCGTCACCGGGCTCACCGCGGCCGTGGTCACCGACGAGGCACGCCACAACCTCAGGGGCCGCAACCTGGCGATCCACCGCCCCGGTGACACCGAGCGGATCCGGTTCGACACCGCCGCACAGGTGCTCGATGCGTTGGCCGACACTTTCGGCATCAACCTGGCCGACGTGGCCGATGTGGATGTCGAGGCCCGCATCGCCGCGGTCCTCGACAGCTGA
- the fadD12 gene encoding acyl-CoA ligase FadD12, protein MGLLDRVTGPLLATVGMVTTMRRAGLIAPLRPDRYLRIAAAMARENMSVTSGFASAAQRCPDRAGLVDELGTLTWREIDQRADALAAGLQALPGGAPEMLGIMARNHRGFVLSLIAANRIGADVLLLNTSFAGPALAEVVSREKIDAVIYDEEFTDTVDRALADSAVVPARILAWTDTAAHDITVAKLTEQFAGRQPRRGGQKDGQKSKVILLTSGTTGTPKGAKHSGGGPEILKAILDRTPWRAEEPVVIVAPMFHAWGFSQLAFAASMACTIITRRKFDPEATLELVDRHRATGLCVVPVMFDRIMDLPEEVLRRYDGSSLRFAAASGSRMRPDVVIAFMDRFGDIIYNNYNATEAGMIATATPADLRAAPDTAGKPAEGTEIRILDADLRDVPTGEVGTIYVRNSTQFDGYTSGTTKDFHDGFMCSGDVGRLDAAGRLFVVGRDDEMIVSGGENVYPIEVEKVLTTHPAVAEAAVIGTDDEQFGQRLAAFVVLSGEATVEDLKSHVRDNLANYKVPRDITILDELPRNSTGKIARRELQDRLNG, encoded by the coding sequence ATGGGACTTCTGGACCGGGTCACCGGCCCGTTGCTCGCCACCGTCGGCATGGTCACAACCATGCGACGCGCCGGCCTGATCGCCCCATTGCGGCCCGACAGGTACCTTCGTATCGCCGCCGCGATGGCCCGCGAGAACATGAGCGTCACATCGGGATTCGCGAGCGCCGCGCAACGGTGTCCCGACCGTGCCGGTCTCGTCGACGAGCTCGGCACGCTGACCTGGCGTGAGATCGATCAGCGGGCCGATGCACTCGCGGCGGGCCTGCAGGCTCTTCCCGGCGGGGCGCCCGAGATGCTGGGCATCATGGCGCGCAACCATCGCGGCTTCGTGCTGTCGTTGATCGCGGCCAACCGCATCGGCGCCGATGTCCTGCTGCTCAACACCTCATTCGCCGGGCCTGCCCTGGCCGAGGTGGTGAGCCGCGAGAAAATCGACGCGGTCATCTACGACGAGGAGTTCACCGACACCGTCGACCGCGCGCTCGCCGACTCAGCTGTCGTGCCCGCGCGGATCCTGGCCTGGACCGACACCGCAGCACACGACATCACGGTCGCCAAGCTCACCGAGCAGTTCGCGGGCCGGCAACCACGGCGTGGCGGGCAGAAGGACGGCCAGAAGAGCAAGGTCATCCTGCTGACGTCGGGAACGACCGGAACTCCCAAGGGCGCCAAGCATTCCGGCGGTGGACCCGAGATCCTCAAGGCGATCCTGGACCGCACGCCGTGGCGCGCTGAGGAACCGGTCGTCATCGTGGCGCCGATGTTCCACGCCTGGGGCTTCTCGCAGTTGGCGTTCGCGGCCTCGATGGCGTGCACCATCATCACACGTCGCAAGTTCGATCCGGAGGCGACCCTCGAACTCGTCGACCGCCACCGCGCCACTGGCCTGTGCGTGGTCCCGGTGATGTTCGACCGCATCATGGACCTGCCCGAGGAGGTGCTGCGCCGCTACGACGGAAGCTCGCTGCGGTTCGCGGCGGCGTCCGGATCGCGCATGCGCCCCGACGTCGTCATCGCGTTCATGGACCGCTTCGGCGACATCATCTACAACAACTACAACGCCACCGAGGCCGGCATGATCGCCACTGCCACACCGGCCGATCTGCGCGCCGCCCCCGATACGGCGGGTAAACCCGCCGAGGGTACCGAGATCCGGATCCTCGACGCCGATCTGCGCGACGTGCCGACGGGCGAGGTGGGCACCATCTACGTGCGCAACTCCACACAGTTCGACGGCTACACATCCGGCACCACCAAGGACTTCCACGACGGCTTCATGTGCTCCGGCGATGTGGGCCGCCTCGATGCGGCGGGCCGGTTGTTCGTCGTCGGCCGCGACGACGAGATGATCGTCTCCGGCGGCGAGAACGTCTACCCCATCGAGGTCGAGAAGGTGCTGACCACGCATCCGGCGGTCGCAGAAGCCGCGGTGATCGGGACCGACGACGAGCAGTTCGGTCAGCGTCTCGCGGCGTTCGTGGTCCTGTCGGGCGAGGCGACAGTCGAGGACCTGAAGTCGCACGTCCGCGACAACCTCGCGAATTACAAAGTGCCGCGCGACATCACGATCCTCGACGAGCTCCCCCGCAACAGCACCGGGAAGATCGCGCGCCGCGAACTACAGGACCGGCTGAATGGCTAA
- a CDS encoding class I SAM-dependent methyltransferase, with protein MNPTDRFAGRATLRRSVRLLSQFRFEQSDPARFYGALADDTVAMVADLWTGVTDTSPADRTVLDVGGGPGYFASAFHEAGMRYVGVEPDPREMHAGPAGAPGTGMFVRASGMALPFADGTVDICLSSNVAEHVRHPWRLGNEMLRVTRPGGLAVLSYTVWLGPFGGHEMGPTHYLGGARAAERYTRKHGHRPKNDYGSSLFAVSAADGLQWARSTGSLVAAFPRYHPRWAWWMTSVPGFREFAVSNLVLVLSPR; from the coding sequence GTGAATCCCACCGACCGCTTCGCCGGCCGGGCGACGCTCCGCCGGTCGGTGCGCCTGCTGTCCCAATTCCGCTTCGAGCAGTCCGATCCGGCCCGGTTCTACGGAGCGCTCGCGGACGACACCGTCGCGATGGTGGCCGATCTGTGGACCGGTGTGACAGATACCTCGCCCGCCGACCGCACCGTGCTCGACGTGGGCGGCGGGCCCGGCTACTTCGCCTCGGCATTCCACGAAGCCGGTATGCGCTACGTGGGCGTCGAACCCGATCCTCGCGAGATGCACGCAGGTCCCGCGGGTGCGCCCGGCACGGGGATGTTCGTCCGGGCCTCCGGGATGGCGCTGCCGTTCGCCGATGGGACCGTCGACATCTGCCTGTCGTCGAACGTCGCCGAGCACGTGCGCCACCCGTGGCGGCTGGGCAACGAGATGCTGCGGGTGACCCGCCCCGGCGGCCTCGCGGTGCTGTCCTACACGGTGTGGCTCGGTCCGTTCGGCGGCCACGAGATGGGACCGACGCACTATCTGGGCGGCGCACGGGCCGCCGAGCGCTACACGCGCAAGCACGGACACCGACCCAAGAATGACTACGGATCGTCGTTGTTCGCGGTGTCGGCGGCCGACGGCTTGCAGTGGGCACGCTCCACCGGCAGTCTCGTCGCCGCATTCCCCCGCTACCACCCGCGATGGGCCTGGTGGATGACGTCGGTGCCAGGTTTCCGAGAATTCGCCGTGAGCAATCTGGTGCTGGTTCTCTCACCCCGGTAA
- a CDS encoding 1-acyl-sn-glycerol-3-phosphate acyltransferase — protein sequence MAAVDVDPGETTKWDPGLTEKVMGRLRPLIKGYHRAEVHGLETFPNGGALVVSNHSGGLFPMDVPVFATGFYERFGYDRPVYTLSHDMLMTGPTADFFRKTGFIRANHENADEALRSGGVVVVFPGGDYDVYRPTLAANKIDFAGRTGYVRAALNAGVPIVPMVGVGGQETQLFLSRGTAVAKALGPVARLARTKIVPLSFGFPFGFSAVLPLNVPLPSKIVMKTLPPIDVTAEFGENPDIDEVDAHVRHVMQRALDELAAQRRFPVIG from the coding sequence GTGGCCGCTGTCGACGTCGATCCAGGTGAGACCACCAAGTGGGATCCGGGCCTCACCGAGAAGGTCATGGGCAGGCTGCGCCCGCTGATCAAGGGCTACCACCGAGCCGAGGTGCACGGTCTCGAAACGTTCCCCAACGGCGGCGCGCTGGTGGTCTCCAACCACTCCGGCGGGCTGTTCCCCATGGATGTGCCGGTGTTCGCGACGGGCTTCTACGAGCGGTTCGGCTACGACCGACCCGTCTACACGCTGAGCCACGACATGCTGATGACCGGTCCGACCGCGGACTTCTTCAGGAAGACGGGCTTCATCCGGGCCAACCACGAGAACGCCGATGAGGCGCTGCGCTCTGGCGGGGTCGTCGTCGTGTTCCCGGGTGGCGACTATGACGTGTACCGCCCCACGCTCGCGGCCAACAAGATCGATTTCGCCGGGCGCACCGGCTACGTGCGGGCCGCCCTCAATGCCGGTGTTCCGATCGTTCCCATGGTCGGCGTTGGTGGTCAGGAGACCCAACTGTTCCTGTCCCGCGGTACCGCGGTGGCCAAGGCCCTCGGCCCGGTCGCGCGCCTGGCCCGTACCAAGATCGTGCCGCTGTCGTTCGGTTTCCCCTTCGGATTCTCCGCGGTACTCCCGCTCAACGTGCCGCTGCCGTCGAAGATCGTCATGAAGACCCTGCCGCCGATCGATGTCACCGCCGAGTTCGGTGAGAACCCCGACATTGACGAGGTCGACGCGCATGTCCGCCATGTGATGCAACGAGCGCTCGACGAACTGGCCGCGCAGCGGCGCTTCCCGGTGATCGGCTGA
- a CDS encoding AraC family transcriptional regulator has translation MEPNGRDRLRELLDAVVDSENDGVGDMARNSYASEFHFSREVRRLTGEPPAALRRRIMLERAAWRLRQGAGVAEVAAAEGWSSPEVFSRAFRRAFGVPPSRATDVGFRLPAPNGVHFHPPQSLWCDGRAAAGGPDIAQFMLVHDIADTAYLIEQASALTETQWREEVSPGQTVLDWDGPEPSVAAVLAAIVWTKEVWLATIEGRDFPSRDTTCNASPHELAAHHEVIGNRWTTVISEYSAAGRLGDTVIDALCDPPESFQLYGIVAHVLTYSAHRRGLARAMLSRHGIDPDRGDPLEWMRRD, from the coding sequence GTGGAACCGAACGGGCGCGACCGGCTGCGTGAACTGCTCGACGCCGTCGTAGACTCGGAGAACGACGGGGTGGGCGACATGGCGCGCAACAGCTACGCCTCGGAGTTCCACTTCTCGCGTGAGGTGCGCAGGCTCACCGGCGAACCGCCCGCCGCGCTGCGGCGGCGCATCATGCTCGAACGCGCGGCGTGGCGGCTACGCCAGGGTGCGGGCGTCGCGGAAGTCGCTGCGGCAGAGGGATGGTCGTCGCCGGAGGTGTTCTCCCGCGCGTTCCGTCGTGCCTTCGGGGTGCCTCCGTCGCGCGCCACGGACGTCGGTTTCCGGTTGCCCGCTCCCAACGGTGTGCACTTCCATCCACCGCAGTCGCTGTGGTGCGACGGCAGAGCGGCCGCAGGCGGACCCGACATCGCGCAGTTCATGCTCGTGCACGACATCGCCGATACGGCCTACCTCATCGAGCAGGCGTCCGCGCTCACGGAAACACAGTGGCGCGAAGAGGTTTCACCGGGACAGACGGTGCTGGACTGGGATGGTCCCGAACCGAGCGTCGCCGCGGTCCTCGCCGCGATCGTGTGGACCAAGGAAGTGTGGCTGGCCACCATCGAGGGCCGCGACTTCCCGTCGCGCGACACCACGTGCAACGCCTCGCCGCATGAGTTGGCGGCGCACCACGAGGTGATCGGAAACCGCTGGACCACAGTCATATCGGAGTACTCCGCGGCCGGGCGGCTCGGCGACACGGTGATCGACGCGCTGTGTGACCCGCCGGAGTCGTTTCAGCTGTACGGCATCGTCGCGCACGTGCTGACCTACTCGGCGCACCGGCGTGGGCTCGCGCGCGCAATGCTCTCCCGTCACGGAATCGACCCCGACCGTGGCGATCCCCTGGAATGGATGAGAAGGGACTGA
- a CDS encoding DUF488 domain-containing protein encodes MTHRVLTVGHSTREFGELVEILRAYDVTELVDVRSFPASRKFPQWNKAAIIDNLPSDIGYRWLPNLGGRRHTPTGTPSVNTAWRVKAFRDYADYMQTPEFAKGLGELIELSRRHRPVIMCSEAVPWRCHRRLITDALIVAGVEVTHIMSATASRPATLNDSARIADGTLIYPQTRAPA; translated from the coding sequence ATGACTCATCGGGTGTTGACCGTCGGTCACTCGACCCGCGAGTTCGGCGAGCTGGTCGAGATACTGCGCGCGTACGACGTCACCGAACTGGTCGACGTGCGCTCGTTCCCTGCGTCGAGGAAGTTCCCGCAATGGAACAAGGCGGCCATCATCGACAACCTGCCCTCCGACATCGGCTATCGGTGGCTGCCGAACCTGGGCGGCCGCAGGCACACCCCGACCGGCACGCCGAGCGTGAACACCGCGTGGCGGGTCAAGGCGTTCCGCGATTACGCCGACTACATGCAGACCCCGGAATTCGCCAAGGGCCTCGGCGAACTGATCGAGCTGTCCCGGCGCCACCGGCCGGTGATCATGTGCAGCGAGGCCGTGCCGTGGCGGTGTCACCGCCGGTTGATCACCGATGCCCTGATCGTGGCGGGTGTCGAGGTCACCCACATCATGTCGGCCACCGCCAGCCGGCCGGCCACCTTGAACGACAGCGCCAGAATCGCGGACGGAACGCTGATCTACCCGCAGACCCGGGCACCCGCCTGA
- a CDS encoding alpha/beta hydrolase, which produces MAKPLLTASTELLNAVNAVKPFGRKGYSTVVAFAFGWPTSENGPLLTTVSMFDVLRRAVRGDYRSASGRISLLLKALTWALLYVVHHRNRTSRRFFEEPLRAALGADYAVARRARRPGGVIRTSWSRHRYANATVRYGPHAANLADIWMRPDLPRDGRAPVLLQVPGGAWMIGMRRPQSYPLMSHLAEQGWICVSIGYRISPRHSWPDHIVDVKQALAWVKANIAEYGGDPESVCITGGSAGGHLTALAALTANDPKWQPGFEDADTSVVAAVPVYGRYDWYSTTGPGRTEFMEILERLIVKRPLDGNATLYRDASPIMLVHPDAPPFFVLHGTNDSLIPVVEGRDFVAALRKVSTSPVVYAEIPHAQHAFDFFGSPHGHFTADAVEKFLNWVLAKRGVAQNR; this is translated from the coding sequence ATGGCTAAGCCCTTGCTCACCGCATCGACGGAGCTGCTCAACGCCGTCAATGCCGTGAAACCCTTCGGCCGCAAGGGCTACTCCACGGTCGTGGCGTTCGCGTTCGGGTGGCCCACCTCGGAGAACGGGCCGCTGCTCACGACGGTCTCGATGTTCGACGTGCTGCGCCGCGCCGTCCGTGGTGACTATCGGTCCGCGTCGGGCCGAATCTCGTTGCTACTCAAGGCGCTCACGTGGGCCCTGCTGTACGTCGTGCATCACCGCAACCGGACGTCACGCCGGTTCTTCGAGGAACCTCTGCGCGCTGCGCTCGGCGCGGACTATGCGGTGGCCCGCCGGGCCCGCCGCCCCGGCGGGGTGATCCGCACATCGTGGTCGCGGCACCGCTATGCGAACGCGACCGTGCGGTACGGTCCGCACGCCGCCAACCTGGCCGACATCTGGATGCGACCCGACCTGCCCCGTGACGGCAGGGCGCCGGTGCTGCTGCAGGTGCCTGGCGGCGCCTGGATGATCGGTATGCGCAGGCCACAGTCGTACCCGCTCATGAGCCACCTCGCCGAGCAGGGCTGGATCTGTGTGTCCATCGGTTACCGGATCAGCCCCAGGCACAGCTGGCCCGACCACATCGTCGATGTCAAACAGGCGCTCGCGTGGGTGAAGGCGAACATCGCCGAGTACGGCGGTGATCCCGAGTCCGTGTGCATCACGGGCGGCTCCGCGGGCGGGCACCTCACCGCGCTGGCCGCGCTGACGGCCAACGACCCGAAATGGCAGCCGGGATTCGAGGACGCCGACACCTCGGTGGTGGCCGCGGTGCCGGTCTACGGCCGCTACGACTGGTACAGCACCACGGGACCCGGACGCACCGAGTTCATGGAGATCCTCGAACGGCTGATCGTCAAACGCCCCCTCGACGGGAACGCGACGCTGTACCGCGACGCGTCACCGATCATGCTGGTACACCCTGATGCGCCTCCGTTCTTCGTGTTGCACGGCACGAACGACTCGCTGATCCCGGTCGTCGAAGGGCGTGACTTCGTCGCGGCGTTGCGCAAGGTGTCGACATCACCGGTGGTCTACGCCGAGATTCCGCACGCCCAGCACGCGTTCGACTTCTTCGGCTCACCGCACGGACACTTCACTGCCGACGCGGTCGAGAAGTTCCTGAACTGGGTGCTCGCCAAACGCGGTGTGGCACAGAACCGCTAG
- the eda gene encoding bifunctional 4-hydroxy-2-oxoglutarate aldolase/2-dehydro-3-deoxy-phosphogluconate aldolase, which yields MTLLDIVPVIPVVVVRDAAHAVPIAKALVEGGLPVIELTLRTPAALEAIKRIAEEVPEITVGAGTIVDTAQPKQAAANGAQFLVSPGSTPALRAAMRDSGLPHLPGVSTVSEVLTLLEEGYTELKFFPAEPAGGAAYLRAIHSPVPAARFCPTGGITPANMGDYLASPNVGCVGGSWLTPADVVARQDWAAVAQLAETARSTAVRPAR from the coding sequence ATGACCCTGCTCGACATCGTCCCCGTCATCCCCGTCGTCGTCGTGCGCGATGCCGCGCACGCGGTGCCGATCGCCAAGGCGCTCGTCGAGGGTGGACTGCCGGTGATCGAATTGACGCTGCGCACCCCGGCGGCGCTCGAAGCCATCAAACGGATCGCCGAAGAGGTACCCGAGATCACGGTCGGTGCGGGCACCATCGTCGACACGGCGCAACCCAAGCAGGCCGCGGCCAACGGCGCCCAGTTCCTGGTCTCGCCGGGCAGCACTCCCGCGCTGCGAGCGGCCATGCGCGACAGCGGGTTACCGCACCTGCCCGGGGTGTCCACGGTGTCGGAGGTCCTCACCCTGCTCGAGGAGGGGTACACCGAGCTGAAGTTCTTCCCGGCCGAACCGGCGGGCGGCGCAGCCTATCTGCGCGCCATCCACTCGCCCGTGCCCGCGGCACGGTTCTGCCCCACCGGTGGGATCACGCCGGCCAACATGGGCGACTATCTGGCGAGCCCGAACGTCGGGTGCGTGGGTGGCAGTTGGCTGACACCCGCCGACGTGGTCGCACGGCAGGACTGGGCGGCCGTGGCGCAGCTCGCCGAAACCGCGCGGTCGACCGCGGTCAGACCAGCCCGTTGA